A window of Saccopteryx leptura isolate mSacLep1 chromosome 5, mSacLep1_pri_phased_curated, whole genome shotgun sequence contains these coding sequences:
- the SPATA2 gene encoding spermatogenesis-associated protein 2, whose protein sequence is MRKPSSMDTKYKDDLFRKYVQFHEGKVDTTPSKQRPGSDEYLRVAASTLLSLHKVDPFYRFRLIQFYEVVESSLRALSSSSLRALHCAFSVLETVGVNLFLYPWKKEFRSIKTYTGPFVYYVKSTLLEEDIRTILNYMGYVPELGTAYKLTEFVETLQVKMVSFELFLAKVECEQMLEIHSQVKDKGYSELDVVSERKSSAEDVRGCSEALRRRAEGREHLPATVARVALQKSASERAAKDYYKPRVTKLSRSVDAYDSYWESRKPPLKASLSLRKEPMAADTGDDLKDEIIRPSPSLLTMSSSPHGSPDDVPSSAPSNGLGLLRGTYLPAQDDVDLYTDSEPRAAYRRQDALRPDVWLVRNDAHPLYHKRLPPAKESALSKCQNCGLSCSSSLCQRCDSLHPCPPSSKPSAFPSKSSAHDSLAHGSSLREKYAGQTQGLDRLTYLHSKSKPSSTVTSRCGFCNRPGATNTCTQCSKVSCDACLVAYHYDPCCKKNELHRFMPNNQLNYKSTQFSHLVYR, encoded by the exons ATGAGGAAGCCCAGTTCAATGGATACAAAATATAAGGATGACTTATTTCGGAAGTATGTGCAGTTCCATGAGGGCAAAGTGGACACCACCCCCAGCAAGCAGCGGCCTGGCAGTGATGAGTACCTGCGGGTGGCAGCCTCGACCTTGCTCAGCCTGCACAAGGTGGATCCCTTTTATCGATTCCGGCTGATCCAGTTCTATGAGGTGGTGGAGAGCTCCTTGCGTGCACTGAGCTCCTCCAGCCTGCGCGCTTTGCACTGCGCCTTCAGTGTGTTGGAGACGGTGGGCGTCAACCTCTTTCTCTACCCATGGAAGAAGGAATTCAGAAGCATCAAG ACCTATACTGGCCCCTTCGTTTATTACGTCAAGTCCACGTTACTGGAAGAGGACATCCGAACCATCCTGAATTACATGGGCTACGTGCCTGAGTTGGGGACTGCGTACAAGCTCACAGAGTTTGTGGAGACACTCCAGGTGAAAATGGTCTCCTTTGAACTCTTTCTGGCCAAGGTGGAGTGTGAGCAGATGCTGGAAATACACTCACAAGTCAAGGACAAGGGCTACTCGGAGCTGGACGTGGTGAGCGAGCGCAAGAGCAGCGCAGAGGACGTGCGGGGCTGCTCGGAGGCACTGCGGCGTCGGGCTGAGGGCCGGGAGCACCTGCCAGCCACGGTGGCCCGTGTGGCGCTCCAGAAATCGGCCAGCGAGCGGGCAGCCAAGGACTACTACAAGCCCCGTGTGACCAAACTCTCGAGGTCAGTGGATGCCTACGACAGCTACTGGGAGAGCCGGAAGCCACCCCTGAAGGCCTCATTGAGCCTGCGTAAGGAGCCCATGGCAGCGGACACGGGGGATGACCTCAAGGACGAGATCATCCGCCCATCCCCCTCTCTCCTGACCATGTCTAGCTCCCCCCATGGCAGCCCTGATGATGTTCCGTCCTCCGCCCCCAGCAATGGCCTTGGGCTGCTGCGCGGCACTTACCTACCGGCCCAGGATGACGTGGATCTGTACACGGACTCAGAACCCAGGGCCGCATACCGGAGACAGGATGCCCTGCGGCCGGATGTGTGGCTGGTCAGAAATGATGCCCACCCCCTCTACCACAAGCGCTTGCCCCCTGCCAAAGAGTCCGCTCTATCCAAGTGCCAAAACTGCGGCCTGTCCTGTAGCTCCTCCCTCTGCCAGCGCTGCGACAGCCTGCACCCGTGTCCCCCATCCTCCAAGCCCAGCGCCTTCCCCAGCAAGTCCTCTGCCCACGACAGCCTGGCCCACGGGTCATCTCTGAGGGAGAAGTACGCAGGCCAGACCCAGGGCCTGGACCGGTTGACGTACCTCCACTCAAAATCCAAGCCCTCCAGCACGGTCACCTCCCGCTGTGGCTTCTGTAACCGTCCAGGTGCCACCAACACCTGCACCCAGTGTTCAAAAGTTTCCTGCGATGCCTGCCTCGTCGCTTACCATTACGACCCCTGCTGCAAAAAGAATGAGCTGCACAGGTTCATGCCCAACAACCAGCTGAACTACAAGTCCACCCAGTTCTCCCATCTCGTGTACAGATAG